The sequence CCTGGGCCGCCGGCGGCGGCTGCAGGCACCCGAGGGTCGCGAGCAGCGCTCCGGCGCACAGTCCCTCGCGCAGCGCAGGCATCGAGCGCGGACTATAGCCGCGCGACGCCGAGGGTGCCGCACCGCGGAGATCGCCTCGGCCGACGCCTCGGCCTCCCGGCGCGTCGCGGCGCCGAGACACCCGCACCCCCGCACGCCCGCGGCCCGAAACACCGCCTCAGGCCGAGAATTCGGGCCATCTGCGGCGAAGTGGAGCCCGCTCGCGATCAGGGCTTCCCATCGCGGAGAAATCGTCTATAAGTAGCGCCCTCCGAACGGGCTCGTAGCTCAATTGGTAGAGCAGTGGACTCTTAATCCGCGGGTTGTAGGTTCGATTCCTACCGGGCTCACTCAAGAACGAAACCGAAGAAGCCCCGCCACCTCCAAGGGTCGCGGGGCTTCTTCGCATCACGGCACCATCCCGACGCGACGCAGACATGTGGCGGCGCGAGGAGTTCGACGTCGCGACGACCGACGACTCGCACGACCGACGCGACGACGAGGCCGAGCCCGGCACACTACTCCGCGCAGCAGACTGTGATCGAGCGTGACGTCGTCGTCGCAGACGATCTCCGCGGCCAGCTCGCAGCTGCAGGCACACGACGCCGGCGCGCCTTGGACCCCCGCGTAGCCGGTGACCTGCGCCAGCGCATAGGTCCCGTCGTCGCAGGCGGCGGGATGCCCTCGGCGTTGGTGCCGAAGGCGGGGCCGTGCGAACCGCCCTGCCCTCGCTCGGGCCGAGCCGCGAGTGTTCCCCATCGCTTGCGCCCATCCACCGCCTCGCGGAGGAACGCGTCGCGTCTGCATCCGCGAGTCAGAAGTCGACGTCGAGCCGCAGGATGATGTTGACCGCGATGAGCAAGAGCAACGCGAGGCCGGCGAACCAGTACAGGCGCTTCCACGATCGCGTGAGCAGCTCGTGCTTCGGCGCCTCGTCGACCCGCAGCGGCGCAAACTCGGCCGGCCCTCGCCGCTGCGGCGCTGGTGCGGCGCTCGGCGCTGCGAGCCGTTCGCCGCGCTGCAGCGCCCGCAGCTGCCGCTGCGCATCGACGAGCCGGGGATCGAGCTCGGCCGCGCGCTTGAAGGCGGCGACGGCCTTGGGTGCCACGCCCAGACCCGCGAGCACGAAGCCGCGATAGTAGTGACCCGCCGCGACGTCGGGATCCTTGGCGAGGATCCGCTCGAGCTCGGCATCGGTCGTTCGCAGCGCGGCGTCATCGCGGGACCCGAGCTGGAACCTCGACCACGCACGCGCGCAGTCGATCTCCGGCCCCGAAGCGCCGAGCGAGACCGCCTCGTCGAGCATCGCGAGGCCGCGGGCGTGCTTGCCCTCGACGACCAGACGCAAGCCCGCGATCTCGGCCAGCGCCTGCCGACGGTGCCGCGCCGCCGCGCGAACCCGACCGAGCGCATCGGTGATCGTCGTCAGTCGCTCACGCAGCGCCTCGGTGGCATCCGCCGGCAGCGCGCCGGGATCGAAGCGCGCGGCGAGCAACGACCACGCAGCATCGATCTCCGTCGCGTCCGCGTCGGTCGAGAGCGCGAGGATCAGCGCCGGGTCGCCGTTGGCGGCGATCTTGCCCTCCAGCGCGGTGAGGTCCCGCTCGAAGCCCGCGGGATCGTCGGCCAGCGTGGGCAGCGCTGCGATCGCGGGCTCGATCATGCGGCAGTGGAACAGCAGCGCGACCAGCTGCGCGACCCGCTGGGCGTTGGTCTCGGGCAAGCGCGCGAGCTCGTCGACACCGGCCTCGCCGCCGCTCGCGAGGTACGCGATCACGCCGCCGTCCTCGGCCCGCAGCTTGAACTGGTCGACGTACTTCGGCAGCGCCGCGGTTGCGCGCAGCCGCTGGGACCACGCCGCGCCGAGCTCCCGTCGCACCCGCTCCGGGTCGTAGTGGGCCGTGATGCCGCGCTGGATCAGCTCGAGCACGTTCAGCTGCAGCAGTCCGGGCTCGGCGTCGGATCCGCTGCGGACCACCGCCACACCTTCGGTCGAAGCGAACGCGCCCATCAGTCGACGCATGCACTGCAGTCGCAACGCAGCACCGATCTTGGCCTCGGGCACGCCGCGCTCCACGAGGATCTCGCCGAGACGGCGGCCATCCTGCACGGCCAGCGCGTCGGCGACCGCAGCGGGCGCGACGATGCCCTGCGACTGCGCGAGCTCGCCGAGTCGACTGCCCTCGAGCGGGAGGTCCGTGCGCACCGGCATGCCACCGCGCAGCCAGATCGTCGCGGCCGCGCCCTCGGGGCCGGCGGCCTCGATCACGACCGTGCCGGTGAAGCGCCGTGACAGCAGCGCGAAGAACAACGCGGGCATCGGCACGCGCACGAGATCGACGAACTGCTCGGAGACTTGGACGTCGGACACCGCGGCGCGGCAGAGGATACCAGGGCCGTCGTCGCCGGTGACATCACGGCGACTGTCCGTTCGACCGCAAGCTCGGCGGGCGCACGACGGGTGACGCACCGCGTCACTTGGGGGTGACGCTTATCGTCACCGCGGCCGCGCACCGCGGGGACGCACACCGATCGCGAGCGCCCCGAAACGGACCCCGGAGTGACGATCATTGCCGAATTCAGGACTTGGCCGCCCCGGCAAGGCGGCTGCACACTGCTTGCGCTCCACCGAGATGACGCGACCAGCACAGCCCGAGCCCCGCGCGCGAAGTCGAACGCGCCCCACCCGACGCGGCCAGGCTGGCTTCACTTTGATCGAGTTGATGATCGTCACCGCGATCCTCGGCATCCTCGCCGCGGTCGCGATCCCGGCGGTGTCGGCCTACTTCCGTCGAGCCAAGACCGCCGAGGCGCGCATCCAGCTGTCGAAGCTGTTCGACTCCACGTCGGCGTACTTCAACGCCGAGCACGTCGATCGCGGCGACGTCCAGACCATCTCGTCTGGCGCGGGGGTCACCAACGCGGCGTCGCACCGCTGCCCGACACCAACGGGATCGCCGGCGAGCGGTGCCGCCGGACTCACACCCGCGATCGACTGCAACCTCGGCCCCGGTGGACGCTGCGTGCCGTCGGGCACTGGCGGCGGTGGCCCGGGCTACTACGACATCCGCGACTGGTCCGACAACGACATCTGGAACGCGCTGAACTTCGGACAGGAGCAGGCGCACTTCTTCCACTACGACTTCCAGGCCGCCAACGACCTCGACGGCTACGGCAGCTGCACGTTCACGGCCCAGGCGTTCGGCGATCTCGATGCCGATCTGACCTACTCGACATTCGAGCGCACCGGCGCGGCAGACCGCAACGGCATCAACGCCGGCGCGGGTCTGTACATCGACCAGATCGTCGAGTGACGCCGCCCCGGCGGATTCGCCGGCGAGCAC is a genomic window of Deltaproteobacteria bacterium containing:
- a CDS encoding prepilin-type cleavage/methylation domain-containing protein; protein product: MIVTAILGILAAVAIPAVSAYFRRAKTAEARIQLSKLFDSTSAYFNAEHVDRGDVQTISSGAGVTNAASHRCPTPTGSPASGAAGLTPAIDCNLGPGGRCVPSGTGGGGPGYYDIRDWSDNDIWNALNFGQEQAHFFHYDFQAANDLDGYGSCTFTAQAFGDLDADLTYSTFERTGAADRNGINAGAGLYIDQIVE